A part of Streptomyces sp. NBC_01235 genomic DNA contains:
- a CDS encoding low temperature requirement protein A yields the protein MQVTSDPARREVRPLELFFDLVYVFAIGQLSHRLLVHPTWTGAAQALVLHLAVYAAWAYTTWAVTLVPAENPRTRRMLLAVMLAGLFMNAAIPRAFGDAGTAVERIIGHTGPFSVRAVSAQRTPAPEAPLSTRSGSSKVRPNSVSSPVRKLPGRLDRGPADGGQQTPPKPCVPNTSPGSRNEAEGMLPARRYSS from the coding sequence GTGCAGGTGACCAGCGACCCGGCGCGCCGGGAGGTCAGGCCTCTGGAGTTGTTCTTCGACCTGGTCTACGTCTTCGCGATCGGCCAGTTGTCGCACCGGCTCCTCGTGCACCCCACCTGGACCGGCGCCGCCCAGGCGCTCGTGCTCCACCTCGCCGTCTATGCGGCGTGGGCGTACACCACCTGGGCGGTCACCCTCGTCCCGGCCGAGAACCCGCGGACCAGGCGGATGCTGCTGGCCGTCATGCTCGCGGGGCTGTTCATGAACGCCGCGATCCCACGAGCCTTCGGCGACGCCGGCACCGCGGTCGAACGAATCATCGGACATACCGGGCCGTTTTCTGTTCGGGCAGTTTCCGCCCAACGCACACCAGCCCCTGAAGCCCCTCTATCGACGCGATCGGGCTCCTCGAAGGTGCGGCCGAACTCGGTCAGCAGTCCCGTACGGAAGCTCCCCGGGCGGCTGGACAGAGGGCCCGCGGACGGTGGCCAGCAGACACCACCGAAACCCTGCGTCCCCAACACGTCCCCAGGATCACGAAATGAAGCCGAGGGGATGCTGCCAGCTCGCCGGTACAGTTCCTGA
- a CDS encoding MmcQ/YjbR family DNA-binding protein translates to MNETTLHKTAAACAEELPGAQLEHPFGDDWEVFKVRGKVFMLMTEVPGRPVVILKADPAEAHALREQYRHITPGYHMNKKHWITLESGEGVDKKLVRELVTDSYRLVVAHLPKAEQPVDPHTYGTGTRAAR, encoded by the coding sequence TTGAACGAAACGACCCTGCACAAGACCGCCGCCGCCTGCGCCGAGGAGCTTCCCGGAGCCCAGCTCGAGCATCCCTTCGGTGACGACTGGGAGGTCTTCAAGGTGCGCGGCAAGGTCTTCATGCTGATGACCGAAGTCCCGGGCCGTCCCGTCGTGATTCTCAAGGCGGACCCCGCCGAGGCCCACGCCCTGCGGGAGCAGTACCGCCACATCACCCCCGGCTACCACATGAACAAGAAGCACTGGATCACCCTGGAGAGCGGAGAAGGCGTCGACAAGAAGCTGGTCAGGGAGCTCGTCACCGACTCCTACCGGCTCGTCGTCGCCCACCTGCCTAAGGCCGAGCAGCCCGTCGACCCGCACACCTACGGCACCGGCACACGGGCGGCCCGGTGA
- a CDS encoding alpha/beta fold hydrolase, whose amino-acid sequence MSTYIADAAEDLTVEGPSATFTYRRIGPRGGVPLVLLNRVRGTLDWWDPEFLDHLAAGHDVIVFDNVGTGYTTGTPRDSVEGLADGTVEFIEALRLPQVDLLGWTLGGTVAQHIARLRPDLVRKLVVAAANPGGQVPGAPDPDPKVRATMTKPETTGDDLVFLFFPETDTGRAAGYEHLARVATRLAAGRPDVSEAAARGQIAAIQKDASIPFEQVRADLATIRQPVLYATGIKDAMIPALASYTAVQYVPDATLVAYSDAGHAFLFQHAEDFAGQVSAFLAD is encoded by the coding sequence ATGAGCACATACATTGCAGACGCGGCCGAGGACCTCACCGTGGAAGGACCCTCCGCGACGTTCACCTACCGGCGCATCGGCCCGCGGGGCGGTGTCCCGCTGGTCCTGCTGAACCGGGTCCGCGGGACCCTCGACTGGTGGGACCCCGAGTTCCTGGACCACCTCGCCGCCGGCCATGACGTGATCGTGTTCGACAACGTCGGCACCGGTTACACCACCGGCACCCCGCGAGACTCGGTCGAGGGTCTGGCCGACGGCACCGTCGAGTTCATCGAGGCTCTCCGTCTGCCCCAGGTGGACCTGCTCGGCTGGACGCTGGGCGGCACCGTCGCCCAGCACATCGCCCGCCTTCGGCCCGACCTGGTGCGCAAGCTGGTCGTGGCGGCCGCCAACCCGGGCGGGCAGGTGCCCGGCGCGCCCGACCCGGACCCGAAGGTGCGGGCCACCATGACCAAGCCCGAGACCACCGGGGACGACCTGGTGTTCCTGTTCTTCCCCGAGACGGACACCGGCCGCGCCGCCGGGTACGAGCACCTCGCCAGGGTGGCCACCCGGCTGGCCGCCGGACGCCCCGACGTGTCCGAGGCGGCGGCCAGGGGCCAGATCGCCGCGATCCAGAAGGACGCGTCGATCCCCTTCGAGCAGGTGCGCGCGGACCTGGCAACCATCCGGCAGCCCGTTCTGTACGCCACCGGCATCAAGGACGCGATGATCCCCGCCCTGGCGTCCTACACCGCTGTCCAGTACGTCCCCGACGCCACCCTCGTCGCCTACAGCGACGCTGGGCACGCCTTCCTCTTCCAACACGCCGAGGACTTCGCCGGCCAGGTGAGCGCCTTCCTCGCCGACTGA
- a CDS encoding PIN domain nuclease: MTVADYLIDTSALARVLLRQTTTEWDDRIGAGLVAICDITELEVLYSARSAADRARLKAALDAHYAWCPMPDGIYRRSRIVQEQLATKGEHRSAGPVDLLVAAAAEEAGLTLLHFDRDFETIARTTGQPVRMIDLRQ; this comes from the coding sequence GTGACAGTCGCCGACTACCTCATCGACACCTCCGCCCTCGCCCGCGTCCTGCTCCGCCAGACCACAACTGAGTGGGACGACAGAATCGGCGCCGGCCTCGTCGCGATCTGCGACATCACGGAACTCGAGGTCCTCTACTCCGCCCGCTCAGCCGCGGACCGCGCACGACTGAAAGCTGCACTCGACGCCCACTACGCCTGGTGCCCCATGCCCGACGGCATCTACCGCCGCTCCCGCATCGTCCAGGAACAACTGGCCACCAAAGGGGAACACCGCAGTGCGGGCCCCGTCGATCTCCTGGTGGCCGCCGCCGCGGAAGAAGCAGGCCTCACCCTGCTCCACTTCGACCGCGACTTCGAAACCATTGCTCGCACGACGGGGCAGCCGGTCCGCATGATCGACCTCAGGCAGTAG
- a CDS encoding replication-associated recombination protein A, with translation MEPTEATLPLFDEEPSRPLADRLRPTQLDDVVGQDHLLAPDAPLGRMVAQQRLSSAILWGPPGVGKTTIARLLADAGNLAFEPVSATFSGVADLRKVFATARSRRGIGQGTLLFVDEIHRFNRAQQDSFLPYVEDGTVTLIGATTENPSFELNGALLSRTQVLVLKRLDEAALFTLLDRAEQLTGHHLPLDDDARRALIAMADGDGRYLLNMAEQLQALPDTETTLDAAGLAHHIQQRAPLYDKAQEGHYNLISALHKSMRGSDPDAALYWLARMLDGGEDPLFVARRLVRFANEDIAMADPHAIQQALAAWDVYERLGSPEGELAIAQAVVYLATAPKSIALYRGFNAAHRSARHTGSLMPPAHILNAPTRLMKDLGYGKDYQYDPDKADGFSGDDYFPDDMDRETYYQPTRNGYEAQITERLRHWAALRARRQRG, from the coding sequence ATGGAACCGACCGAAGCGACCCTGCCGCTCTTCGACGAGGAGCCCTCCCGGCCCCTCGCCGACCGCCTGCGCCCCACCCAGCTGGACGACGTCGTCGGGCAGGACCACCTCCTTGCCCCGGACGCCCCGCTGGGCCGCATGGTCGCCCAGCAGCGCCTCAGCTCCGCCATCCTGTGGGGCCCGCCCGGCGTCGGGAAGACCACCATCGCCCGGCTCCTCGCGGACGCCGGCAACCTGGCCTTCGAACCGGTGTCCGCCACCTTCTCCGGCGTGGCCGATCTGCGCAAGGTCTTCGCCACCGCACGAAGCCGACGCGGCATCGGCCAGGGCACCCTGCTGTTCGTCGACGAGATCCACCGCTTCAACCGTGCCCAGCAGGACAGCTTCCTGCCCTACGTCGAGGACGGCACCGTCACCCTGATCGGCGCCACCACGGAGAACCCGAGCTTCGAACTCAACGGAGCCCTCCTCTCCCGCACCCAGGTCCTCGTCCTCAAACGCCTCGACGAAGCCGCACTGTTCACGCTCCTCGACCGCGCCGAGCAGCTCACCGGCCACCATCTGCCCCTGGACGACGACGCCCGCCGCGCCCTGATCGCCATGGCGGACGGCGACGGCCGCTACCTCCTCAACATGGCCGAACAGCTCCAAGCCCTCCCGGACACCGAAACCACCCTGGACGCCGCCGGGCTCGCCCATCACATTCAGCAGCGAGCCCCGCTGTACGACAAGGCGCAGGAGGGCCACTACAACCTGATCTCCGCGCTGCACAAGTCGATGCGCGGCTCCGACCCGGACGCAGCCCTGTACTGGCTCGCCCGCATGCTCGACGGCGGCGAGGACCCGCTGTTCGTAGCCCGCCGCCTGGTCCGCTTCGCGAACGAGGACATCGCCATGGCCGACCCACACGCCATCCAACAGGCCCTCGCCGCCTGGGACGTGTACGAGCGACTCGGCTCCCCCGAGGGCGAGTTGGCGATCGCCCAGGCCGTCGTCTACCTCGCCACCGCCCCCAAGTCCATCGCCCTCTACCGCGGCTTCAACGCCGCACACCGATCAGCCCGGCACACCGGCTCACTCATGCCACCCGCCCACATCCTCAACGCCCCGACCCGGCTGATGAAAGACCTCGGCTACGGCAAGGACTACCAGTACGACCCGGACAAAGCCGACGGCTTCTCCGGTGACGACTACTTCCCCGACGACATGGACCGCGAGACGTACTACCAGCCCACCCGCAACGGCTACGAAGCCCAGATCACCGAGCGCCTGCGCCACTGGGCCGCTCTACGTGCCCGCCGGCAACGCGGCTGA
- a CDS encoding TetR/AcrR family transcriptional regulator, translating to MSVADRDRAETGGDTRQAGYHAQIKAENRARIIRAARDLFLARGYDKTSLAQIAREASVSTGTLFKRYPSKAALFAAVTSEQWQLDVQYAAPPPPGDPRYGLDHIGRDYACLVSRPGTAALCRLIITELPQMPELADIVGTGFAIDRGPFFDRLRDYLDAEAQAGTLDFRSADGQTQQTSAVAEQFLGMICGQLLWPQLVRTDFVPPDPTDTAIVDEAVALMLTRYRTGS from the coding sequence ATGTCGGTGGCGGACCGTGACCGAGCGGAAACCGGTGGCGATACGCGTCAGGCCGGGTATCACGCGCAGATCAAAGCGGAGAACCGCGCGCGCATCATCCGCGCCGCCCGCGACCTCTTCCTCGCCCGGGGATACGACAAGACCTCCCTGGCCCAGATCGCCAGGGAGGCGAGCGTCTCCACCGGCACCCTCTTCAAGCGGTACCCCTCCAAAGCCGCGCTGTTCGCGGCCGTCACCTCCGAACAGTGGCAACTGGACGTGCAGTACGCCGCACCGCCCCCGCCCGGCGATCCCCGGTACGGTCTGGACCACATCGGCCGCGACTACGCCTGCCTGGTCTCGCGGCCCGGCACGGCGGCACTGTGCCGCCTCATCATCACCGAACTTCCCCAGATGCCGGAACTCGCCGACATCGTCGGCACCGGCTTCGCCATCGACCGCGGACCCTTCTTCGACCGGCTCCGCGACTACCTGGACGCCGAAGCGCAGGCCGGCACACTCGACTTCCGTTCGGCCGACGGACAGACACAGCAGACCTCCGCAGTGGCCGAACAGTTCCTCGGCATGATCTGCGGCCAGCTCCTGTGGCCCCAGCTCGTACGCACCGACTTCGTCCCGCCCGACCCCACCGACACCGCGATCGTGGACGAAGCCGTCGCCCTCATGCTCACCCGCTATCGCACCGGATCCTGA
- a CDS encoding oxidoreductase, which yields MAATTRPVALITGASSGIGKAAALALAAAGYDVVGTSRNTVHVTPVKGVTFLDLDVTSDDSVTAAVGEVIDRFGRIDVLVNNAGIGSAGAAEESSAAQAQGLFDINVFGVIRMTNAVLPHMRAQRSGRIINISSIVGFIPQPYMAVYAASKHAVEGYSESVDHEVREYGVRSLLVEPAWTNTAIEAATVRPDQPLDVYAKRRLAFEEYMAGAVKGGDDPAVVAKEIVAAATDAKPKLRYTAGAMTGRVRTMRRMVPSRMFDQQLRKLNHLPA from the coding sequence ATGGCAGCGACGACACGACCGGTAGCCCTCATCACGGGTGCGTCCTCCGGCATCGGAAAGGCAGCCGCGCTCGCGCTGGCCGCGGCGGGCTACGACGTGGTCGGCACCAGCCGCAACACCGTGCACGTCACCCCTGTGAAGGGCGTGACCTTCCTCGACCTGGACGTGACCAGCGACGATTCGGTGACCGCTGCGGTCGGCGAGGTGATCGACCGGTTCGGGCGGATCGACGTCCTGGTCAACAACGCGGGTATCGGCTCGGCGGGCGCCGCCGAGGAAAGCTCTGCCGCGCAGGCGCAGGGCCTCTTCGACATCAATGTCTTCGGCGTCATCCGCATGACGAACGCCGTCCTGCCGCACATGCGCGCCCAGCGCAGCGGACGGATCATCAACATCTCGTCCATCGTCGGGTTCATCCCGCAGCCCTACATGGCGGTCTACGCCGCCTCCAAGCACGCCGTCGAGGGCTACTCGGAGTCCGTCGACCACGAGGTACGCGAGTACGGCGTACGGTCCTTGCTCGTCGAACCCGCCTGGACCAACACCGCGATCGAGGCGGCCACCGTGCGGCCCGACCAGCCCCTGGACGTCTACGCCAAGCGGCGGCTCGCCTTCGAGGAGTACATGGCCGGCGCGGTCAAGGGCGGCGACGACCCCGCCGTCGTCGCCAAGGAGATCGTCGCGGCGGCCACCGACGCCAAGCCCAAGCTGCGCTACACCGCCGGCGCCATGACCGGACGCGTCCGCACCATGCGCCGCATGGTCCCCTCCCGCATGTTCGACCAGCAGCTGCGCAAGCTCAACCACCTGCCCGCCTGA
- a CDS encoding MmcQ/YjbR family DNA-binding protein, translated as MSAAGDRLQDTARQAALALPDVSHGYPFTPSLDVYKVAGKVFLIVTDDPDEQIITVKCEPEHARAQVRTYASITPGRYLDKRHWISLGPGPGITERLVTDAVEDSYDLVAERLPRRDRPGAR; from the coding sequence GTGAGCGCGGCCGGTGACCGGCTCCAGGACACCGCCCGCCAGGCGGCCCTCGCCCTCCCCGACGTCAGCCACGGATACCCCTTCACCCCCAGCCTCGACGTGTACAAGGTCGCGGGCAAGGTCTTCCTGATCGTCACCGACGACCCGGACGAACAGATCATCACGGTCAAGTGCGAACCCGAACACGCCCGCGCGCAAGTACGCACCTACGCCTCGATCACACCGGGCCGCTACCTCGACAAACGCCACTGGATCTCGCTCGGTCCTGGCCCCGGCATCACCGAGCGACTGGTCACCGACGCGGTCGAGGATTCCTACGACCTGGTCGCCGAGCGGCTGCCGCGACGCGACCGCCCCGGTGCCCGATGA
- a CDS encoding type II toxin-antitoxin system VapB family antitoxin produces the protein MSRTVIDLDDEALEEAAKELGTTTKRDTINTALREVTARYRRLRALEDARQLVTEGALDIDILLNKNQYRP, from the coding sequence TTGAGCCGCACCGTGATCGACCTCGACGACGAGGCACTGGAAGAAGCCGCCAAGGAACTCGGCACCACCACCAAGCGCGACACCATCAACACCGCCCTGCGCGAGGTCACCGCCCGCTACCGGCGCCTGCGCGCACTCGAAGACGCCCGGCAACTGGTGACCGAAGGCGCCCTGGACATCGACATTCTCCTGAACAAGAACCAGTACCGGCCGTGA
- a CDS encoding alpha/beta fold hydrolase: protein MPTTKLRTRVSRRTAVALATMSVVAAVAGAAPSVASAVSDSSSVTRHAVVQTQSPQSAATAPNLRVKAANGVTYQYRRFGNPSAGSVPLIFLQHYRGTLDNWDPKLIDTIAAKREVILVDNVGVGGSTGTTPSTIQQMSLDAIDFIDALKLPRYDVFGFSLGGQVAQEVALRRPWQVRRVVLAGTGPQGGVDQRASDPKVLGSVLADNPGPADLLFLFFKNTASSQAAGTEFLQRLGQRTTDHDAPASLQTRDAQLTAMSEWGIPDKSKLVRLNALFQPTLVADGDSDILMPPKNSHLLAKYLPNAQLSIYPNAGHGFLFQYAAKFGAEVNTFLDH from the coding sequence ATGCCCACAACGAAGCTACGCACCCGTGTCTCCCGACGCACCGCAGTGGCGCTGGCCACCATGTCGGTCGTCGCCGCCGTCGCCGGCGCCGCGCCGAGTGTGGCGAGCGCAGTGAGCGACAGCTCCAGCGTCACCCGTCACGCGGTCGTACAGACGCAGAGCCCCCAGAGCGCCGCCACCGCCCCCAACCTGCGCGTCAAGGCCGCCAACGGCGTCACCTACCAGTACCGGCGCTTCGGCAACCCCAGCGCCGGCAGCGTGCCCCTGATCTTCCTCCAGCACTACCGCGGCACCCTCGACAACTGGGACCCCAAGCTCATCGACACCATCGCCGCCAAGCGCGAGGTCATCCTCGTGGACAACGTCGGCGTCGGCGGCTCAACCGGCACCACACCCAGCACCATCCAGCAGATGAGCCTGGACGCCATCGACTTCATCGACGCCCTCAAGCTGCCCCGCTACGACGTGTTCGGCTTCTCCCTCGGCGGCCAGGTGGCTCAGGAGGTCGCCCTGCGGCGCCCCTGGCAGGTCCGTCGCGTCGTCCTGGCCGGCACCGGCCCGCAGGGCGGGGTCGACCAGAGGGCGTCCGACCCCAAGGTGCTGGGGAGCGTGTTGGCGGACAACCCCGGCCCTGCCGACCTCCTCTTCCTGTTCTTCAAGAACACCGCATCCAGCCAGGCCGCCGGAACTGAGTTCCTGCAGCGCCTCGGCCAGCGCACCACTGACCACGACGCGCCCGCGAGCCTCCAGACCCGCGACGCGCAGCTCACCGCGATGTCGGAGTGGGGCATCCCGGACAAGTCCAAGCTGGTGCGGCTCAACGCCCTCTTCCAGCCCACGCTGGTCGCAGACGGGGACAGCGACATCCTGATGCCCCCCAAGAACTCCCACCTGTTGGCCAAGTACCTCCCCAACGCCCAGCTCAGCATCTACCCGAACGCCGGCCACGGGTTCCTCTTCCAGTACGCCGCCAAGTTCGGCGCCGAGGTGAACACCTTCCTCGACCACTGA
- a CDS encoding SDR family oxidoreductase, which produces MNRLAGKRALITGGTSGIGLETAQRFIAEGADVLVTGVTPASIDKARQILGDKVPVVQADARDLDAQRGLAERVREHFGKLDVAFLNAGVSDWRPFEDHTEDSFDRLFDINVKSVFFLTQALVPVLANPSSVILNASNSAHGGYGQSNAYAATKAAVGSLMRSWNADLLRSHGIRFNAVSPGPVDTPLYSKLGIEDPAQQTAVLEAISSGIPLGRMGMPEEVAEAVVYLASDVSAFAVGQDLILDGGQTVL; this is translated from the coding sequence ATGAATCGTCTTGCGGGCAAGCGCGCCCTCATCACCGGCGGCACGAGTGGGATCGGTCTGGAGACCGCGCAGCGTTTTATCGCGGAGGGTGCCGATGTGCTGGTCACAGGGGTCACCCCGGCCAGCATCGACAAGGCGCGGCAGATCCTCGGGGACAAGGTGCCGGTGGTGCAGGCCGATGCGCGCGATCTCGACGCGCAGCGCGGCCTGGCGGAGCGGGTGCGTGAGCATTTCGGGAAGCTGGACGTGGCGTTCCTGAACGCCGGTGTCTCGGACTGGCGGCCGTTCGAGGACCACACGGAGGACAGCTTCGACCGGCTCTTCGACATCAACGTCAAGAGCGTCTTCTTCCTCACCCAGGCCCTGGTGCCCGTGCTGGCCAACCCGTCCTCGGTCATCCTGAACGCGTCCAACAGCGCGCACGGCGGCTACGGTCAGTCGAACGCCTACGCCGCGACGAAGGCGGCTGTCGGCTCCCTGATGCGGTCGTGGAACGCGGACCTGCTCAGGTCGCACGGCATCCGGTTCAACGCGGTAAGCCCCGGCCCGGTGGACACCCCGCTGTACTCAAAGCTCGGGATCGAGGATCCCGCACAGCAGACGGCGGTTCTGGAGGCGATCAGCTCCGGCATTCCTCTGGGCCGCATGGGTATGCCCGAGGAGGTCGCGGAAGCCGTCGTGTACCTGGCCTCCGATGTCTCCGCCTTCGCCGTGGGCCAGGACCTTATCCTGGACGGTGGCCAGACCGTTCTCTGA